A part of Synechococcus sp. KORDI-49 genomic DNA contains:
- a CDS encoding pyruvate dehydrogenase complex E1 component subunit beta, with protein MAGTLLFNALREAIDEEMARDPHVCVMGEDVGHYGGSYKVTKDLCEKYGELRVLDTPIAENAFTGMAVGAAMTGLRPIVEGMNMGFLLLAFNQISNNMGMLRYTSGGNFTIPTVVRGPGGVGRQLGAEHSQRLEAYFHAVPGIKIVACSTPTNAKGLMKAAIRDNNPVLFFEHVLLYNLTEELPEGEYTCALDQADLVQEGRDVTILTYSRMRHHCLKAVEQLEADGISVELIDLISLKPFDMETIARSIRKTHRVIVVEECMKTGGIGAELIALITEQCFDDLDARPVRLSSQDIPTPYNGSLENLTIIQPHQIIEAAEQIVRQGI; from the coding sequence GTGGCAGGAACCCTTCTCTTCAACGCCCTGCGGGAAGCCATCGACGAGGAGATGGCCCGCGATCCTCATGTGTGTGTCATGGGAGAGGACGTCGGTCACTACGGCGGCAGTTACAAGGTCACCAAGGATCTCTGCGAGAAGTACGGCGAACTGAGGGTTCTGGATACCCCGATCGCGGAGAACGCTTTCACCGGCATGGCGGTCGGTGCCGCGATGACCGGTCTCAGGCCGATCGTTGAGGGCATGAACATGGGGTTCCTGCTCCTGGCGTTCAATCAGATCTCGAACAACATGGGAATGCTCCGCTACACGAGCGGCGGCAACTTCACCATCCCCACGGTGGTGCGCGGTCCCGGTGGTGTGGGCCGTCAGCTGGGGGCGGAGCACAGCCAGCGTCTGGAGGCGTACTTCCATGCGGTGCCGGGCATCAAGATCGTGGCCTGCAGCACGCCCACCAATGCCAAGGGTCTGATGAAGGCCGCCATCCGCGACAACAACCCGGTGCTGTTCTTCGAGCATGTCCTGCTCTACAACCTCACCGAAGAGCTGCCGGAGGGTGAGTACACCTGTGCGCTGGACCAGGCGGATCTGGTGCAGGAAGGACGCGACGTCACGATCCTCACCTACTCGCGCATGCGCCACCACTGCCTCAAGGCCGTGGAGCAACTGGAGGCGGATGGCATCAGTGTGGAACTGATCGATCTGATCAGCCTCAAGCCCTTCGATATGGAGACGATCGCGCGCTCCATCCGCAAGACCCATCGCGTGATCGTGGTGGAGGAATGCATGAAGACAGGCGGCATCGGAGCCGAGCTGATCGCTCTGATCACCGAGCAGTGTTTCGACGACCTGGATGCCCGCCCGGTGCGGCTGTCCAGCCAGGACATCCCTACGCCCTACAACGGCTCGCTGGAGAATCTGACGATCATCCAGCCGCATCAGATCATCGAGGCGGCTGAGCAGATCGTGCGTCAGGGGATCTGA
- a CDS encoding DUF3082 domain-containing protein, whose amino-acid sequence MSSDDTKLPASDSAETRARKGPLSFFSGAVTAGLLAWLALGFSRRMVVYFAMHPPHYSSPIAQNIAVTLKTLLVGLSFLATFSTGFVAFGLTLVFLRSLFTGQDSDPA is encoded by the coding sequence ATGAGTTCCGACGACACCAAACTTCCGGCCAGCGACTCCGCTGAGACCAGAGCCCGCAAGGGGCCCCTCAGTTTCTTCTCCGGTGCCGTGACGGCTGGACTGCTCGCCTGGCTGGCCCTGGGGTTCAGCCGGCGCATGGTCGTTTACTTCGCGATGCATCCGCCGCACTACAGCTCCCCGATCGCCCAGAACATCGCCGTCACGCTCAAGACGCTGCTGGTCGGTCTGTCCTTCCTGGCCACGTTCAGCACCGGATTCGTCGCCTTCGGGCTGACCCTGGTGTTTCTTCGCAGTCTCTTCACGGGTCAGGACTCAGACCCTGCCTAG
- the ispE gene encoding 4-(cytidine 5'-diphospho)-2-C-methyl-D-erythritol kinase, giving the protein MSTITVTAPAKVNLHLEVLGLRADGFHELAMVMQSIDLADRLTFSNTADGRLSLSCDDPALSIGEDNLVLRAARLLRERSGFQELGAAITLEKRIPIGAGLAGGSSDGAATLVGLNALWGLGHSCADLERLAAELGSDMPFCVQGGSQLCFGRGELLEPLSDGSEPLAVLLVKDPRVSVSTPWAYGRCRQRHGGDYLVGEPAFELRRRALRQAGWIRPIRAAQPPPLRNDLQSVVEPETPAVQTALQLLRSLPDSLAVAMSGSGPSCFALFPDLNSSRQGYERLRKDLESEGLRAWCCSLRSGGARIEA; this is encoded by the coding sequence ATGAGCACGATCACGGTGACGGCTCCGGCCAAGGTGAATCTGCATCTCGAGGTGCTCGGCCTGCGTGCGGACGGCTTCCACGAGTTGGCGATGGTGATGCAGAGCATCGACCTCGCCGATCGCCTCACGTTCAGCAACACCGCCGATGGGCGCCTCAGCCTCAGCTGTGATGACCCCGCACTCAGCATCGGCGAGGACAATCTGGTGCTGCGGGCCGCTCGTCTGCTGCGGGAGCGTTCCGGCTTCCAGGAGCTCGGTGCCGCCATCACACTCGAGAAGCGCATCCCCATCGGTGCCGGACTGGCCGGAGGCTCCAGCGATGGTGCCGCGACGCTCGTGGGGCTGAACGCGCTCTGGGGACTGGGGCACAGCTGCGCGGATCTGGAACGGCTGGCAGCTGAGCTCGGGTCCGACATGCCCTTCTGCGTTCAGGGGGGCAGTCAGCTCTGTTTCGGACGTGGAGAGCTGCTGGAGCCTCTGTCGGACGGGAGTGAACCGCTGGCGGTTCTGCTGGTGAAGGATCCAAGGGTGAGTGTCTCCACCCCCTGGGCCTATGGACGTTGCCGGCAACGGCATGGCGGCGACTATCTGGTCGGCGAGCCCGCCTTCGAGCTGAGACGCCGGGCCCTGCGCCAGGCCGGCTGGATCCGGCCGATCCGTGCCGCGCAGCCTCCGCCTCTGCGGAACGATCTCCAGTCCGTGGTGGAGCCCGAGACGCCAGCGGTGCAGACCGCGCTTCAGCTGCTGCGCTCCCTTCCCGACAGCCTTGCTGTCGCCATGAGCGGCTCCGGTCCCAGCTGTTTTGCCCTGTTCCCCGATCTCAACAGCTCCCGGCAGGGATATGAAAGGCTCCGGAAGGATCTGGAGTCCGAAGGGCTGCGGGCCTGGTGCTGTTCCCTCCGCTCCGGGGGGGCGAGGATCGAAGCATGA
- the rsmA gene encoding 16S rRNA (adenine(1518)-N(6)/adenine(1519)-N(6))-dimethyltransferase RsmA, producing MSFHGHTARKRFGQHWLRDAAVLDRILEAADLQPQDRVLEVGPGRGALTDRLLASSAAAVHAVELDRDLVTGLQQRFENQPRFSLTQGDVLEVPLLLPDACPAGKVVANIPYNITGPLLDRLIGRLDQPVDPPYQRLVLLVQQEVAQRIRARPGHSSFSALSVRMQLLARCRSVCPVPPRCFQPPPKVQSEVIALDPIPAHQRLEPGLARRVEGLLRQAFQSRRKMLRNTLASLAEPSELEALAAAAGITLQQRPQEVAPQAWVALAKGLNRSE from the coding sequence ATGAGCTTCCATGGCCACACCGCCCGCAAACGCTTCGGGCAGCACTGGCTCCGCGATGCGGCGGTGCTTGATCGCATCCTGGAGGCGGCGGACCTGCAGCCCCAGGATCGCGTGCTCGAGGTGGGGCCCGGACGCGGTGCCCTCACGGATCGTCTGCTGGCGTCGTCCGCTGCTGCGGTGCATGCCGTGGAGCTGGACCGGGATCTGGTGACCGGCCTGCAGCAGCGTTTCGAGAATCAACCGCGTTTCTCCCTGACCCAGGGGGATGTGCTGGAGGTGCCTCTGCTGCTCCCGGATGCCTGTCCCGCAGGGAAGGTGGTTGCGAATATTCCGTACAACATCACTGGCCCATTGCTGGACCGATTGATCGGACGGCTTGATCAACCGGTCGACCCGCCCTATCAACGCCTGGTGCTGCTGGTGCAGCAGGAGGTCGCCCAGAGGATCCGGGCGCGGCCCGGACACAGCAGCTTCAGTGCCCTGAGTGTGCGCATGCAGTTGCTCGCCCGATGTCGCAGCGTCTGTCCGGTTCCACCCCGTTGCTTTCAGCCGCCTCCAAAGGTTCAGTCGGAAGTGATCGCCCTTGATCCGATTCCAGCGCATCAACGGCTGGAGCCTGGGCTGGCACGGCGGGTGGAGGGGCTGCTCAGGCAGGCCTTCCAGAGTCGCCGCAAGATGCTCCGCAACACCCTGGCCTCGCTTGCGGAACCCTCCGAGCTGGAGGCACTGGCCGCAGCCGCCGGGATCACCCTGCAGCAACGGCCCCAGGAGGTGGCCCCTCAGGCCTGGGTGGCACTGGCGAAGGGCTTGAATCGGAGCGAATGA
- a CDS encoding YraN family protein — MADSLTLGRRAEATALELLRSTGWRLLDRNWRCRWGELDLVLEKDRRLLVVEVKGRRSRLRADSGAAAFDQRKRRCLARAISCWRAVHPEAERQQLQVVLALVPLSGRRRGVRWLPVHQLG; from the coding sequence ATGGCGGACTCCCTGACTCTCGGCCGTCGCGCGGAAGCGACAGCCCTTGAGCTGCTGCGCTCGACGGGATGGAGGTTGCTCGATCGCAACTGGCGTTGCCGCTGGGGCGAGCTGGATCTTGTGCTCGAGAAGGATCGGCGACTGTTGGTGGTGGAAGTGAAGGGTCGTCGTTCACGCCTGCGTGCTGACAGCGGGGCGGCCGCCTTCGATCAGCGGAAACGACGCTGTCTTGCCAGAGCGATCAGTTGCTGGCGTGCCGTCCACCCCGAGGCGGAACGGCAGCAGTTGCAGGTGGTGCTGGCCCTGGTGCCACTGTCCGGCCGCCGCAGGGGCGTGCGCTGGCTTCCTGTGCATCAACTCGGCTGA
- a CDS encoding pentapeptide repeat-containing protein, whose translation MHRRLLAVLATTLLLVPLLISGAAPSFAAMDVAKQVLIGADYSDKDLRGATFNLSNLREANLSGSDLRGASLYGAKLQDADLSGTDLREATLDAAVLTGTDLSDAVLEGAFAFNTRFQDVTITGADFTDVPMRGDQLKSLCAMADGINPITGRETRTTLGCG comes from the coding sequence ATGCATCGACGATTACTGGCGGTTCTGGCCACCACGCTGCTGCTGGTGCCCCTCCTGATCAGCGGAGCAGCACCATCCTTCGCCGCGATGGATGTCGCCAAACAGGTGCTGATCGGAGCGGATTACTCGGACAAGGATCTCCGGGGCGCCACCTTCAACCTGAGCAACCTGCGGGAAGCGAATCTCTCCGGCTCAGATCTGCGGGGGGCGAGTCTTTACGGAGCGAAGCTGCAGGACGCCGATCTCAGCGGTACTGACCTTCGCGAAGCCACCCTGGACGCAGCGGTGCTCACCGGAACAGATCTCTCCGACGCCGTTCTGGAGGGTGCCTTTGCCTTCAACACCCGCTTCCAGGACGTCACCATCACCGGAGCGGACTTCACCGATGTACCGATGCGCGGTGACCAGCTGAAAAGCCTCTGCGCGATGGCCGATGGAATCAATCCGATCACCGGCCGCGAGACCCGCACCACTCTGGGTTGCGGCTGA
- a CDS encoding 23S rRNA (pseudouridine(1915)-N(3))-methyltransferase RlmH: MNPSRLRILAVGKVRRGWIQDGIDLYRKRLPGLSIVELRDSTPEKESEAIRAARRPDERLVVLMEQGETLASIPFARKLEQISSERIAFVIGGADGLTDDLKSEAHWRLSLSPMTFPHELARLMLVEQLFRAQAILQGSPYHRA, from the coding sequence TTGAATCCCTCACGCCTCCGCATCCTGGCCGTGGGCAAGGTGCGCCGCGGCTGGATCCAGGACGGTATCGATCTCTATCGCAAACGACTGCCGGGCCTGAGCATCGTGGAATTGCGAGACAGCACTCCTGAGAAGGAATCGGAAGCGATCCGCGCCGCGCGGCGGCCTGATGAGCGACTGGTGGTGCTGATGGAGCAGGGAGAGACGCTTGCCTCGATTCCCTTCGCCCGCAAGCTGGAGCAGATCAGCAGTGAACGGATCGCCTTTGTGATCGGTGGAGCCGATGGCCTCACCGATGACCTCAAGTCAGAAGCCCACTGGCGACTGAGCCTGTCGCCGATGACCTTCCCCCATGAGCTGGCCCGTCTGATGCTGGTCGAGCAGTTGTTCCGTGCCCAGGCGATCCTGCAGGGAAGCCCCTATCACCGAGCCTGA
- a CDS encoding 2OG-Fe(II) oxygenase, which translates to MLHVVDNLIPNEEIPALRHLCDLHGDLKQASEGRNLFSWIPADASDRSARSLHTPDQQSLVEHYIRKRLGPLLDRFTPQAAGYEWWCNTNNDLDWHIDKHEATAGRDGRYDLPLLSTVFYPHVSCAGGELLIADNAPVQQNSPIASPDFRSVISVPPVVNRVVLFSAGVLHRINPFEGERYSVAVNVWGHPLME; encoded by the coding sequence ATGCTGCACGTGGTCGACAACCTGATCCCGAACGAGGAGATTCCGGCACTGCGCCACCTCTGCGACCTTCACGGCGACCTGAAACAAGCCAGTGAAGGGCGGAACCTGTTCAGCTGGATTCCGGCCGACGCGTCAGACCGGTCGGCACGCTCGCTCCACACGCCCGATCAGCAGTCCCTGGTGGAGCATTACATCCGGAAGAGACTGGGGCCGCTGCTCGACCGTTTCACCCCACAGGCCGCTGGTTACGAATGGTGGTGCAACACCAACAACGACCTGGACTGGCACATTGACAAGCACGAAGCGACGGCCGGGCGAGACGGGCGCTATGACCTGCCGTTGCTGTCCACGGTCTTCTATCCCCACGTCAGCTGTGCAGGCGGCGAATTGCTCATCGCCGACAACGCGCCTGTGCAGCAGAACAGCCCCATCGCCTCCCCCGACTTCCGCTCGGTGATCTCCGTGCCACCTGTGGTGAATCGCGTTGTGCTGTTCTCTGCCGGCGTGCTGCATCGGATCAACCCATTCGAAGGGGAGCGCTACTCCGTTGCCGTGAATGTCTGGGGGCACCCACTGATGGAGTGA